The Podarcis raffonei isolate rPodRaf1 chromosome 7, rPodRaf1.pri, whole genome shotgun sequence nucleotide sequence CCGACGGTGAGCCCTGCCAGTTGCTGCTTGTGGGCAGCTGCTCTTCCGGGCTCAGGGCAGGATCAAGCTGTAGGAGCTTTTGCAAAGGCACCCACTGgcacccccccccatcccactgcAGCCATTGTACGGCTCACCTGCTGTCACCTGGAGCCACTAGGTGCTGGCCCAGCCTGGAAGGTGACCCCACAAAAAACAACCCCAGTGGAGCCAGTTGGATTCCagggacagctcagtcagtagactcaaggaggggggggggcaagctcATGGTGTCCTGTATCAGGCAGGGAGGGGTGCTTGAGCAAGCTGCTGATGGATTAGACCACAGGCAACCTTATTCACCATTCATGTGTCTCCAacccaagttggcagccatcactacatctGGTGTTTCTTTATAAACTACTTGAAGAAGTTGTCTTTCCTTTGGTGTGTCCTCAGCCTCCCACAATCAGCTTCATGGAAAGCCCTTGCTGGGCTTTAGGATTGAGAGGGAGGAAAGAGTTTGCCAAAGCACCTGGGGAGTGGCAGCGAAGGGAGTCTGTCCTGCAGCCTGTTGGCCCCTTCTCACTGCCAGCACATGCCAGAGCCCACCAGGGCACCTGCCCCATGGGAGCCAGAGATGCCCCTGCCTGCCAATGGGGAGGGAGGCTCTGGGGGCagagccctccccctcccccaccttggGCTCCCAGGGGCCCCCATGGCCAGGGCAAGAGGGAGCAGGAGGAGGGCAGAAGGCGGTGGCTGGTGCAGGGAGGCTCTCCCCCTTGCCAACTGTTACTATGACCAGTGACTACCATGAATCATTGAGTGGCTGCTCTCAGGAGGGGGCTGCAGTTGCCCTCCGCTGGACCCCCCACCTGCTCCTGCTGCCATTTCTCCTCAGACAGCTCACATGGCCGGGCCAGCTGCTTCAGATCTTCTGGTTTTCTTAATAGAAGGGAAGAGAGTACTTACTTTGTTTAGGCAATTCATGCTACGATTTTACATTTAATTTTGACTGAATGTTTACACTTTCTTCAAGAATGACTTGCTTATTGCAACAAACACTTGGAGAAAAATCCTTTTCTTGTTAAATTTGTTACGCGCTTactctgttgttttcttttttataatactATTAATTGATAAAAGTTTCCTTAACAGAAGGAGAAAGATCAAGAGAATTAAATGTATATTGCCAGCAATTACaatgatagaattgtagttggaagAGGTCCTTaagggccatttagtccaaccccattGCATGCTGGTGGGGAAGGAGAGGCAACTCCTTGAAGAGGGtctctgcagcctctgactcctctttcccctccccaggaTGACAGAGGAGGTAGAGCAGCTGGCCAAGGAGCACGAGAGATGCAGCAAGGAGGTGGGAGCCAAGAAGCTCTATGCGGCCATCCCCTTGTCTCTATGGTCTTCcttcccagaaggccctctggggTCTTGCCTGCCTTGGCACCTGCTGGCGCTGGGGTGGATTTCATGCCCTCTCCTTGAGCCATGAGGGGGCTGTGCCCTCCCTGCTATGGGGAGAAGCCACCCAAGGCTGGGCCCTCCCGCAGCCCCAGCTGTGTGGGTGTCCtcgttcctccctccccatttgcCAAAGGCTGGGCCTGCTCATCTTCTTTGCAGCTGCAGCAGGCCTACTGTGAGCTGAACCGGAGGATCACAGAGCACGACAAGTGCCAGCGGAAGCAGATGGATAACGCGGAGATCACCCTCCGTGTGAGCACCACCTTCCTGTAGCCTCTCTGAGCAGgcaggcttctctctctctcagagccaTGCCCTTGCCCACCAATGAGGCTGGCATCCAAGTGGTTGGGAGAGCCTGAGCTCTCTGCCTTCTGTGCAGCTGGGGTCGAGGGCTTCCTGTTCCTTGGCCTGGCACCTTGGCTGTGTGCTGTTGAGCAGCCCATAAGCTGGTGGAGGGAGCACCTGCTTGGCCTGCAGAAGGTGTGCCTGGGAAGATTCCTGCCTGGCATCCACTGCAGGCCACCCTGAGGGAGAGGAGGCTCTGCTGGGCACCCGGAGGCCGGTTCCCACAGGGCAaggccagccacgctcagcacaACGAGGGCTTCTCTGACAGCCTGTTTCTGCAACAGGCTATTGCGGACGCAGAATCCCTGGTGCAGAGGCTTCGCGCGGCTGCCGAAGATGCTGAGGAAAAGGTCTCCCTGGCCCGGCTGAAGCTGCGGGAGCAGATGCAGGAAGGTCAGTCCTGTGTAGTGAAATGCTGGACTTGTTCCTGGGAGAGACGGGTCTACAGAAAAGTCCTGCCTAGCACTCCCACACCCTGAAGGACAAAGTGAGCAGAAGGCATGAGGCTCCTTCTCAAGCAATcagaggtcatagaatcatagagttggaggggacccaagcgtcatctagtccaacccttgcaatgcaggaatctcagctaaagcaccaatgacagctggccatccaacctctgcttaaaaacctccaaggaaggagagtccaccacctctcgcgggagtctgttccactgctgaacagctcttactgtgagAAAGTTTTTCCCGAATgtatagttggaatctcctttcttgtaacttgaagccattgggttgagtcctaccctccggagcaggagaaaacaagcttgctccctcttccctgtTACAGGCCTTgagatatctcctctcagtctcctcttttccaggctaaacatacccagctccttcaactgctcctcataaggcttagtttgatcatcttggtcaccttggtcatcttggtcaagcttgatcatcttggtcacccttctctgcaccctttccagcttgtcaacatccttcttaaattgtggcacccagaactggacacagtattccaggtgtggtctgaccaaggcagaatagagtgggactattgcttcccttgatctgaacactagacttctgttgatgcagcccagagtAGTGCtagctttttttttgctgctgcatcacactcttAACTcaggttaagcttgtggtccagtGCCAGCAGGTGGGCGGTTGGGAACAATTCTTCTGGGAGGGGAGAAGAACTGCCACTTCCCAGTCTGATCCAGTCATAGTCaagagaattgtagaattggaaatgtCCCTGAGGGTCACCTGGACCAAGCCCCTGCAATCCAAGAACTGGGATGCTCCAGATGGCCATTTTCTTTGTGTTGGGAAAGTCCTCTGGTGGCTTTGTTTTCTCTTCCAGTCAGTGAGGCCTGTTAGAGTGAGGTCTGCCCAGATCTTGTGCTTTGCATTGCCCTGCTGTTCCAAGGAGCTCATAGGGGCAACTTTgcctcagagtaaacccataaGAACTTTGGAAGAGCACTTCAGCAGAATCAGGCCAAATGGGGTGAATCAGatccatctagtctggcatcctggtCTCAGTGGCCCAGCAGGTGCCCCCAAgcaaagtccacaagcaggactggaGCAGCAACTTTCCCCACTTGTCATTCCCAGCCACTGATCGCCTGGCCATGAAATTTTCTATTCTTTTAAAGCCTCCttaggcagtgagttccatagttcaactatgggctgtgtgaagaagtccttcctggaatcttccaatattcagcttcgttggatgtcCCTGAGCTCTAATGttttgagaaagggagagaaacttaaaaaaagaaagggagacaAACTTTATGTTTTATCCAtaccatgaataattttatgcTTTTCTagcatgtcacctcttactcactaaaaagtcccaagcactgtaacctttcttcataggggagtggCTCCATCCctcccccttgatcatttttgcAGCCTTTTTTGAAccttttccaattctacagtaTCCTTTGTGAAGAGCGAtgaccagaactggacacagcattccaCATGCAGTCACACCAGAGATTGGTATAAAGGCATTATGATatcagcatttttattttcatagaatcctagagatagagagttggaaaagacctaaagggtcatctggtccagccctgtgcaatgcaagaatctcatgATCATGCAACGTTTGCTTTAAAACCTCTGCAGCTGAGTCCGCTCACTCTAAGGGTTGAAAGTTCTTCTACATTTAGCCGgaatctcttgtaacttgaatccattagttcAGGTCTTAccacctggagcaggagaaaacaagcttgctccatcttttatctggcagccctttggatatttgaatatCCTTGAAATATCCCTTTTTTGCTTTGGTCCTTGCTACTGTCGATGCTGGAGCATCAAGGGGTGTCTGTAGCCTGCAGTGAGCCATGTCAGGACCACAATGCAGCAGTGCTCAGAGTTGTGCTGGTTTTTCAGGGTCAGCAGAAGAGTTCCGTGGCCTGAAGTGCTCTGTGCAGGAGCTGGATGATGTGCTCTTGAAAGACGTGGGTGGGAAAATCCATGCAGATGGACGGTGAGTTGAAGGCAAAACACTTTCACTAGACGTTGGGGGTCCTGGCCAGCATCTCccacagcctcccctcccctgcacCGAAAGGCCCCCTCTTTGGCCTCACAGTCTtagcccctccccccatttcccagCTGCTGAGGCCCCTGCCCATGAAGTTTCAGCTGCTGGGCAGTGTGGAAGACTTGCTCCCTCTTGTGCTTTCTCCCCATAAGGTGGCCACTGGTCATTGACCCTtctgggcaggcagccatcttCCTGCGCTATCGGGACACCAACTTTCTGAACACGGTGAACCCCAGCGACATGGCTGAGGAGACCATTCGCCTGGCATTGCTGGGCTCTCTGCGGTAGGGACACAAGCCAAATGCCGGGCAGAGAGGCTGCCcactgccaggcaaaaacacccggGGGAgagaagcactgctgctgctgccacctgatGACCTACAGCCGTGGCAGGAGTGAGGTAGCATCCAAAGGCATCTTGTCCACTGAGCAAGAGGCTAAGACTTGCCCTCTCCTGTCTCCTCCAGATATGGGAAGCCCCTTGTCTTTGACATGATGGAGGTGAACATGTTTGACACAGTGAAGAAGCAGCTGGAACGGCTTAAACCAGGCTTGGCAGAGGCACTGCTGGACAAGAAGATCCTACAGAATGAGAGGTGGGACAGTTGACCTTCCAACcgctgtttaaaagcctccatgaaaggaaagtccaccaccatccaagggagtctgctccactgtcagaCGACTCTTAGCATCAGTCCTGTCAACTGACAAATGGGTGCCCAAATCAAGAGAGCCAGTGGTTTTCTCAATGCCTTTAGTGCCTCCCCCGCCTCCTACCGAGAGGGTGCTTGCTCCCCCTCCTTCAGTCTGCTCTCTCATTCCCATCTTTCTCCATTCTGGGCACTTGCTTCCCCCGTGACCCTTCGAATGCTCCAGCCAGGCTTTGGGCAGCCTGCCATGCAAgtcccaaccccccaccccaggacCGATGGGAGATTTATTTCAACCTGCTCTTGCAGCTTCATTCTTTTGTGGGTTTCTACCAgattttttatttctgcaaaattCCAGACTTGTCATAGCTTTTTGCCACCTCCCACCTGGGTGCGGATGGTACTCTTTTTGTTGTATAGTAAGTGGCACAGAAATGAAGAGCAGGATGCTTTGGGCAGAAATTAATGGCCCTGCGCTCCGTGAGCAGATGCCCCCAAGCCCCACCGAGCGAATATATTCATTGCCCAGAGCACTGGTCCTGCTTTAGGAAGCCAAGAGGCAGCGTGGAAGCTCAAGggtcctcctccccctgccccccaagcagcagcagcagcagcacaggggCCGCTTTCCATGAGACTTACTCCCGCCTTGCTGTCTGCAATCTTGCAGGTATCTCTCCCTACGGAAGCCAACAGATGGGCCTGAATATGCAGAGACAGAGTTTCAAGCAGCTCGAATAGAAAAATTCAAACTCTTCATTGTAACTAAACAGCAGCATCCTCCCGAAGAGATGCTGCAGCGGCTCCTTCCGATCCAGGTCATCCTGTCCCGGTAGGCAATGCACTGCAGGCGGCCTCATCCAGTGCTGGACATTAAAGGAAAACCTGAGCAGCGGGTTTGTGTCCTGTAATGAATCTTGTAGGCCCAGCACCCTGCAGGTTCTCCTCAAAGAGCTGGCTACCTGCAAAGCAAGGGGGCAAGTGGTTGCCAGCCCCCACCAGTGGCTGCAGGTGCTGCTGGCCCCCAAGTGAAGCTGCGGCCCTTAGCAGGCTGCAGCCTCACTAAGACTTGCTTGTTTTTCCCCCTAGAAAGCGAGGCTTTCGGAGAGCCCCCTTCTCACACCAGCGTCCCTTTGCCCTGTGAAAAGTACATCCCAAAGCCTTGGGGCCAGTCCtcacctcagccatgaagcctttTCTTAGCACAACTCATTCCCCTTGACTcttgcaagcaggcaggcaggcaggcttgaATGCAAATAAAGGTTTCCTTGAAAAGGTGCCTCTTGAGAATTTCTACTACACATCAATGCACCAGGCCCTGCCGGGGTCTCTCCTAGAACAAATTTAGGGAGTGTGCATagagaggaaagggagggaaatgTGTGGGGTGGAGACACCAGACATGGTTGGCACTCACTCACTTGGCCCAGGACTTCCCAAGAAAGAGGCAGCCTTCCACAAACACCCCACTCTGCTTCTCAGGCTATTCCTTTGTGGTTGGTcagtgtgagagcaggatgcaggACTCAGTGGGATGAGCCTCATGCTGCTGAAGGCCCGAGTCCTTGGAGTGGCTTGAACAGCCTGGACAACACAAGGTGAGTGAGGGAAAGGCTCTGCCAGCTCAAGAGAGAAGCATCATTTCTAAAATGTAAAGTAAACTTTATTGTCCTTGAACCACAAAATAGATTTCTTTGGTTGTACAAATGTCACTAGTTACAGTCTTGATCTCCCTCAGAGTGTTCTGGGAgaggagacagacagagagacatgCCACAGCCCAGCACCTAGAGAAGTTGTATGTTAGTCACGGAAACCCTGCCTGATCACTTCCCAAATTGCTCATTAAAAGCAAATGCTAAAATTAGATTAAAATCAAAAAGCTCTAACTGCTGCTGTGGAAGCAGCCACTGTGCAGCttgagagaggcaggcagagggaAGCCTCCCCTCTCGCCCTCTGCAGACAAACACAAGTTCTGTTAAAATGACCCTCTGATTTTGGCATGAGGAGCTGCTGCATCTTGTCCTTTGGCAGAGGCTGCCTGGCAAGTTTGCACACGtgatgagcacacacacacacgccagccAGCGCCACCCACTGCTCACCACCACCCAGCCAGGAGCGAGGCTAAGCCACTGCCATGCACAGGCAGCGCCACTCTTCTCTGAAAGGGGCCCAAGAGGCTGGAGCCAGCAGGCAGAGCAAGCAGCAGCCCTGGCCCTCGCTGGAGCACCCTCGGCCGCCAACCAGTGCCCCAACATCTTTGCCCTACCCTGCACTACCCCTCTCCCTGCGCCCCAACCACCAAATCCCCCCTTTTACCTGTACCTTCTATCTGCTTCACCCCATCCTAATGAAACTAGCCTGCTCCTACTCTTGCTCCCACGCTGCTCTACGTTTGCTAGCACCAGGCAGCTCCCAAATGTTCCCTCCGGCCCTTGCTGAAGAGGCAGAAGTGCCCATTTCCGCCCGTGCCCCCCCTCACGGCATGGATGGCCCCCCAGGCTctacagaaggagaaggaaaatggcAGCACTTGGCAATAacacccctctccctccccatcctgCACAAGGGTGCTGTCCCTCGGCTGCCCTTTGCCAGGGAGGGGGCAGGACAGCTGGTGCTTCCCAGGCGGCCCCCTCGCTGTTTGGCAAATGTCAGCTGGGCCCGGGCCCTCTGCAAACAGTGGTCAGCCTGAAGCAGCTGCAGCACCCGGGCACCCCCACCctcgcacgcacgcacacactccCACCCAATATTTACACGCACACATGCCCTGCATGGGTCCCCCCGCCCCTCTCACTGCTCTCTTCGGCCCCCGTTTGCTCACAACCTGCCCCTCTGCGTGAGTAGGAGGGGGCGTCACAGCCCACAAGATGCCAGCTGAGGCGCCAGGGAGCTTGTTCTGTCCAGGCCCACCTGGGAGCCCACTGGCCACATCACCACACTGTCCACAGAGCGGACCCCCCACTTGGCTTGGTGGTGTTTCTAACAGCCCCCAAGGGCAAGTCTACTATGTGGGGACAGCAGTTTCCAGGTTGTGCTGGGTTGGTCGGAGTTTGCGcttgccgccgctgctgctgctgctgcagagcccCATCTCTTCCCGAGGGGGAGTTGCGCTGGGAGTCGAGGGGTCGTGTGCCACAAGGGGCTCCTGGGCTGCTGCCTGTCCGTCTTGCTCCTGGCTCACTGGAGTGGGGGGAGAGCAGAGGGAAAGAGGTCATGGAGGGCTGAAGGGGTGGCAGCATCTGACCCCAACCCCCTGCCTGGCTTGATTCAGGAGGTGCCCAGGGCAACCTCTGCCCCCTTTGGGCACTGCCTGCTGCAGGAGGCTCTGGAGCCCCCAGGCCGGGCCCTTCTGCTGTCTGCACAGGCTGTGGCCCTGCAAAGGGGTTGGGAACTGGGAGACCTCCGCTTTCCAAGCAGTGTCCAGCCAGCTTCAGGTGGGCTGAACCGAGGTGCCCAAAGCAAGACCTCAGGAacacacaggcaggcaggcaggcaggcaggcaggcaagcaaccCAAGGCAGGCCGAGATCCTTCTGCTTCACTGGTGGCGAGCAGGAGCTCCTTTCGAGCAGTCAGAAGTGGGGGATCCTGCAGAGCCACCAACTTCCCCGCTGACACGCCTCCCAGGTCCACTTGCtgtgcccaacacacacacacacacacacacacacacacacacacacacacacaccctgggaaAGAATGGGAGCCAGTTGCTCCAAAGCAGCTTCCTGAGACCAGAGGTGGCAACTTGGGCCCCAGACTGGGTGCCCAGTGGTGCGTGTGCACGACGTCATGACGTCACATCGCTCATGACGGCGATGGGGCTGGGGCAGCGGAGCCTGGGTGCCCATGGCCCCATGGAGATGGCACTCCGgcgccccacccccaccatggCAACCAGGCCAAGACCTCTGCTGCAAGTCCTCTACTGCATCCCAGAAGCATGTCCATGGCCGCAGCAGACCCCAACAGGGGCGCCAGAGAGCCAGCGGAGATAAGGCAGGGGGAAGAGGCCAACAGCAATGCGATGGCGAGGCACCCACAGTAGACATTTTGTGGGTGCCCAAACCCTCAGGACCCCCCAGAGATGGCACCAGTGCCTGAGACCTAGAAGCAACCTCAATGCTCTTCCACAAAGCCCCTCATCTTTCGAGAATGCTTCCCCCCTCCTGCCTGCCAGACACCTTCAAGCCTTGCCTGGAATTAGGCTTCCAGGGTCAGGGTCCCTGAGGGTATCCCCAACTTCTTTCCAAGGGAGGCGGCTGGGCATGCTCATTGGGCCACTCCCAGCCCCTTAGGCAggatctgacccccccccccgaccccccCAACTGCATGCTCATCACAGCACTCCATTCCTAGGCAGTGCAAGGGCACCCTACCCACTGCTCCTTGCTGCTCAGCTGACCATTCACTCTAGAAAGGAACAGAAAAAGCAGAGGCTTCAGGAGAGAAGCGCTGGTGGCAGCACCCAAGGCCAGGAGGTTCCAGCTGGGCACTCACCTGAGCTGCTGGCATCGTTGAGTCTGCAGGTGCTTCCACCATCTGGAGTCTGGAAGGACAGGGCAGAGCGGGATCATTCTCtgcctgctccccgccccccgccccccaggacATAAAGCGCCCCTTGCCCGTTCCCACGTGGTTGGGGGGGAGCAGGTGCTGAAGAACAGAGCATGcggtgggagggggagaaagggggtgCAGAGAAGAGCAGGCAGGAGGCCCCAGAGGCAAGAGAGGAATTCCAGAGCCAGGGCGCCTGGTGCTAAAGTGCCCCTCACTCAAGCCTCTGGGCCCCCTGCCCACCCGCCAGGCAGAGGGACAGAAAAGCGGGTCGGGCATGAGATGGGGCCAGGGAGATCTGGCAAGAGATCCCACCAGAGCCCATTAGGTATCTTGTGTGGTTCACATGCTCCCTATCTGTGAGACCCCCAGAGCCCAAGACACTGCTGGGAGGAGGGCCTCCTAAGGGCAGGCCCTGCTGGCCATCGCTGGCAGACGGAGGCTTCCCAAGACAGAGACCAACTGGTCTCTGGAGCCTCCAAGGAGATGGCTGGAAAGGCAGAGGGGCAAGGCAGGCAGCAAGTGGCCCCCTCGCCACCAGCGCTGCAGAGCCAGCCAGATCATGAGCCAGGATGAGCCCAGCAGCCTAAGGCCGCTGCCAGGCGGGATCCAGCACAACACCTGCCTGGCTTGGGGGTGTCCTTGTGGCATGGCCTGGAGAAGGCAGGGAGGGGGCCAAGAAGCCACTACAGGGCAGCCTGGCCTGCCTGAAAGGGGTCTTCAGcagcctctcccccctcccccctgcacAGCAGGTGCTCCCCCCAACAGACCTTGGAAGGAGGGGCAGCAGGGTTCCCACAAGGCCTAGGACTCTGCTCTGGGTTGGGGGCAGCCTCCAGCCTAAGCCCCAGTGGCTGCCAATGACCCCCCAGGACTCTACCCTCCCCCGCCCAGGCTAGATGGGGGCAGGAGGTGGAGCATCAGACCCCGACTGCCGGGGGGGGGTGTTCCTGACTGCCCCCACCACATGCAGCTTGTACCTGGATTTCATAAACTGGTTTGGAAGAAGGAATGGCAGCAAATTCCCTGTAGAGAAACTTCTTTTCAGGCACAGACTGGAGGGCCAAAGGAGTGGCAGAAAGAAGGGaagaggcagaaagagagagggggaaagaggatgaAGGAGCATGTGGGGAAGCAGGGGGGAGGCTCGGGGGGGCAGGCGGGGCCCTTCCTGCTGCTCTTCTTGGCAGGCTGCAGGgctggactgggggggggggaatcaaggggCTCCTTCATGAAGTTTCCCTGTGGCAGCCATCTTCCCACCCCCTAAAAGACCCCCCCATCTGCCCTGGCCAACAAAAGAGTGCAGCAGCAATGAGGTCATGCCTGAGGCCCACagaatgcccccctccccaaagggggAGGCTGGCTGTGCTGGTcagggcaggagcagagactgggTGGGGGGAGTCAGAGCAAGAGGGAGCACCAGGGAC carries:
- the IQANK1 gene encoding IQ motif and ankyrin repeat domain-containing protein 1 isoform X12, with translation MVDCTDANGNTPLSEASGGGHPDAIRMLIENGANPNSRPPLFLRALLTGLLCIVLPLGATWQQWSCFSSTGLTLDSMLMTATPQSRYQPQPPPPAAALLLGLELQVGCFHQATWQESEVTEREGELVSLKKPWREGRARIASLDSLVAVLNSWDISLTESMLQKMEAEEQRRAQQDKKQKEAETRRMTEEVEQLAKEHERCSKELQQAYCELNRRITEHDKCQRKQMDNAEITLRAIADAESLVQRLRAAAEDAEEKVSLARLKLREQMQEGSAEEFRGLKCSVQELDDVLLKDVGGKIHADGRWPLVIDPSGQAAIFLRYRDTNFLNTVNPSDMAEETIRLALLGSLRYGKPLVFDMMEVNMFDTVKKQLERLKPGLAEALLDKKILQNERYLSLRKPTDGPEYAETEFQAARIEKFKLFIVTKQQHPPEEMLQRLLPIQVILSRTYPCRSHAGSISARLVLLYPWQLYL